The following coding sequences are from one Xiphias gladius isolate SHS-SW01 ecotype Sanya breed wild chromosome 14, ASM1685928v1, whole genome shotgun sequence window:
- the tnk2b gene encoding tyrosine kinase, non-receptor, 2b isoform X2, with the protein MMGETAEYQRLQETSEPDYQRLPSDDEEKLGSSMQCEEGTEWLLELLMEVQLQQYFLRIRDDLNVTRLSHFDYVKNEDLEKIGMGRPGQRRLWEAVKRRKAMCKRKSWMSKVFSGKRPDGGDFPQQGQLASSFRKLSPTPPLGLVEGVLATQPGGGAHLDGQQQALTCLIPEKDLTLFEKLGDGSFGVVKRGEWLTPAGKLNVAVKCLKTDVLSQPDALEDFICEVNAMHSLDHQNLIRLYGVVLTHPMKMVTELAPLGSLLERLRCVRPQGPVLIHTLCQYAVQVACGMAYLEQRRFIHRDLAARNILLASAHRVKIGDFGLMRALPNNHEHYVMQEHRKVPFAWCAPESLKTRTFSHATDTWMFGVTLWEMFTHGQEPWLGLNGSQILHKIDKECERLPKPEDCPQDIYNVMLQCWAQKPDDRPTFVALREFLLETMPTDMCALQDFDEPDKLQIQVNDIITIIEGRAENYWWRGQNKRTLKVGQFPRNVVTSVAGLSAHDISRPLKNSFIHTGHGDTNPHRCWGFPDRIDDLYLGNPMDPPDVLGLDLSATRPTQLPGRAKKPCYDPVNDDEDLTSTGLKRLSLRKTSSVKGLKLKPPVWVSASKQGSSRTSGSGYNPNSEVSLIDFGEEFPPSTPSPSPVVESQIPLLARLALEAENILDRTPPQSPSRSLPRPLHPTPVVDWDARPLPPPPAYDDVAQDEDDMEVSSINSSEQQHEEEQSDVRIPDEADEALSSGQKVQVEAPGPRGPERPGLEDNLFLPSKQSQGLSTSFSQSSEIFQELQQECMRRLNVPTGSTARSSSPSQTSVSFPQTPQTLQTQEGHQQSVLSSNEDKPQIPPRVPIPPRPIKRGDYTSARWSRDLSLSPTPADTTEDVSGPDHNRPPQIPPRDPLSQPSSRTPSPMGLVVGSPQQRVYSVSPTTIQAPLISCPPTHTYSSYLSTSPGKLMPTTHIFASDPKYAAPKVIHAQAQGKDPANKGPCILPIVRDGRKVSNTHYYLLPERPPYLDRYDRFLREAENLPASGVEERHVRQANTATVRPMVVSSQAVQGHAQGQGIIQPGELKANFSSNNNSSLGGPRSGMKTSVSLPRVCSDGLTVPVVTASCTRTDGGGNSADRIKMVQEAVHGVTIEECQAALQNHNWNVQKAVHYLKVEQLFCLGLRSRSECLQLLEMCDWNLEVASTQMLDNYGSTTRQRR; encoded by the exons aaaCTGGGCAGTAGCATGCAGTGTGAGGAAGGCACAGAAtggctgctggagctgctgatGGAGGTTCAGTTGCAGCAGTACTTCCTACGGATCCGAGACGACCTTAACGTCACGCGGCTGTCGCACTTCGACTATGTCAAGAATGAAGATCTGGAGAAGATTGGCATGGGTCGACCTG GGCAGAGACGACTGTGGGAAGCTGTGAAAAGGAGGAAGGCCATGTGCAAGCGCAAGTCCTGGATGAGCAAG GTGTTTAGCGGTAAGCGTCCAGATGGAGGAGACTTCCCCCAGCAGGGCCAGCTGGCCTCCTCCTTTCGAAAGCTGTCTCCCACACCTCCCCTGGGCCTGGTGGAAGGAGTCCTGGCTACACAGCCTGGTGGTGGTGCTCACCTTGATGGGCAGCAGCAAGCTCTGACTTGCCTCATCCCTGAGAAGGACTTGACATTGTTTGAGAAGCTTGGGGACGGCTCCTTTGGGGTCGTGAAGAGAGGAGAGTGGCTGACACCTGCAGGGAAG CTGAACGTAGCTGTGAAGTGTCTGAAGACAGATGTGCTCAGCCAGCCCGACGCTCTGGAAGATTTCATCTGTGAGGTCAACGCCATGCACTCCCTGGACCACCAGAACCTCATTCGCCTCTATGGTGTGGTGCTCACACACCCAATGAAGATG GTGACGGAGCTGGCTCCTCTGGGTTCTCTGCTGGAGCGTTTGCGATGTGTTCGTCCACAGGGTCCAGTGTTGATCCACACCCTGTGTCAGTATGCTGTACAGGTGGCCTGTGGCATGGCCTACCTGGAGCAGAGGAGGTTCATCCACAGGGACCTGGCTGCCAG GAACATCCTGTTGGCTTCAGCGCACAGAGTGAAGATCGGTGACTTTGGGTTGATGAGGGCGCTGCCTAACAACCATGAGCACTATGTCATGCAGGAGCATCGCAAGGTCCCCTTTGCATG GTGTGCCCCAGAGAGTCTGAAGACCAGAACGTTTTCCCATGCTACAGATACATGGATGTTTGGAGTCACTCTCTGGGAGATGTTCACACATGGTCAGGAGCCTTGGCTGGGTCTTAATGGGAGCCAG ATCCTGCACAAGATTGATAAAGAATGTGAACGCCTCCCTAAGCCAGAGGACTGTCCGCAGGATATCTATAATGTCATGCTGCAGTGTTGGGCACAGAAACCAGATGACAGACCTACTTTTGTCGCCCTGAGAGAGTTCCTGCTTGAG ACCATGCCGACAGACATGTGTGCTCTGCAGGACTTTGACGAGCCTGACAAACTACAGATCCAGGTCAATGATATAATCACCATCATCGAGGGAAG GGCAGAGAACTACTGGTGGCGAGGTCAAAACAAGCGTACCCTTAAGGTTGGACAGTTCCCCAGAAATGTGGTGACATCTGTAGCGGGTTTGTCAGCTCATGACATCAGTCGGCCACTCAAGAACAGCTTCATCCACACAGGACACGGAGACACCAACCCTCACCGCTGCTGGGGCTTCCCTGACAGGATTGACGA CTTGTACCTTGGGAATCCCATGGATCCTCCTGATGTTCTGGGTCTAGACCTCAGTGCTACTCGGCCCACACAGCTACCAGGGCGAGCTAAAA AGCCTTGCTACGATCCAGTGAACGACGATGAGGATCTGACCTCTACAGGATTAAAGAGATTATCACTTCGGAAAACAAGTTCTGTCAAAGGCTTAAAACTTAAACCTCCTGTGTGGGTCTCTGCTTCCAAACAGGGGAGTAGCCGCACTTCAGGCTCAGGCTACAACCCCAATAGCGAAGTTTCCCTCATTGACTTTGGGGAGGAGTTCCCGCCATCCACACCCTCCCCCTCACCCGTGGTTGAAAGTCAGATCCCCTTACTGGCGAGGCTGGCTTTGGAAGCAGAGAACATCCTGGACCGGACTCCTCCTCAGAGTCCATCTAGATCGTTGCCCCGCCCCCTTCACCCCACACCAGTAGTGGACTGGGATGCACGGCCATTACCCCCACCCCCAGCCTATGATGATGTAGCCCAAGATGAAGATGATATGGAG GTGAGTTCCATCAACAGCTCGGAGCAGCAGCATGAAGAGGAGCAGAGTGATGTCCGTATCCCAGACGAAGCTGACGAGGCACTATCCTCTGGACAGAAGGTGCAGGTTGAGGCTCCTGGCCCCAGGGGTCCAGAAAGACCAGGCCTGGAGGATAACCTCTTTCTCCCTAGCAAGCAGAGCCAGGGCCTGTCCACATCTTTCTCCCAGTCTTCAGAAATCTTCCAAGAGCTCCAGCAAGAGTGTATGAGGAGGCTCAACGTACCGACGGGAAGCACTGCTCGGTCAAGCTCGCCATCCCAGACCTCAGTTTCATTTCCCCAGACTCCTCAGACCCTTCAGACTCAGGAGGGACACCAGCAGAGTGTCCTCTCCTCCAATGAAGACAAACCCCAGATCCCCCCACGTGTCCCCATTCCCCCTCGCCCTATAAAGAGGGGCGATTACACATCTGCTCGCTGGTCAAGggatctctctctgtccccgACTCCAGCAGACACCACAGAGGATGTTTCAGGCCCAGACCATAACAGACCACCTCAGATCCCTCCAAGGGACCCTTTGTCCCAGCCGAGTTCCAGGACTCCTAGCCCCATGGGCCTGGTAGTGGGCTCCCCTCAGCAGAGAGTTTACTCTGTAAGCCCCACCACCATTCAGGCTCCCCTCATCTcctgcccccccacacacacctacagCTCCTACCTCTCCACCTCTCCAGGTAAACTCATGCCTACCACACACATCTTTGCCTCAGATCCTAAATATGCTGCACCCAAAGTGATCCATGCCCAGGCCCAGGGTAAGGACCCCGCCAATAAGGGCCCCTGTATCCTCCCCATTGTACGTGATGGACGTAAAGTCAGTAACACCCACTATTACCTTCTGCCGGAGAGACCGCCATACCTTGACCGATACGACCGCTTCCTCAGGGAGGCAGAGAACCTTCCCGCCAGCGGTGTCGAAGAGAGGCATGTACGGCAAGCTAACACTGCCACTGTCAGACCCATGGTGGTCAGCAGCCAGGCTGTCCAGGGACATGCCCAGGGACAGGGCATCATCCAGCCAGGCGAGCTGAAGGCTAATTTCTCCTCCAACAATAACAGCAGTCTAGGAGGACCACGGTCAGGGATGAAGACATCAGTTAGTCTCCCTCGTGTCTGTTCAGACGGGCTGACAGTACCGGTGGTCACTGCTTCCTGTACCAGGACAGATGGAGGCGGGAACTCAGCTGACAGGATCAAAATG GTGCAGGAGGCAGTTCATGGTGTGACTATAGAGGAGTGCCAAGCTGCCCTCCAGAACCACAACTGGAATGTCCAGAAAGCTGTGCATTACTTAAAG gTGGAGCAGTTGTTCTGCTTGGGTCTGAGGAGCAGGTCAGAGTGTCTACAACTGCTGGAGATGTGTGACTGGAACCTGGAGGTGGCCAGCACTCAGATGTTGGATAACTATGGATCTACAACAAGACAGAG ACGGTGA
- the tnk2b gene encoding tyrosine kinase, non-receptor, 2b isoform X1, giving the protein MMGETAEYQRLQETSEPDYQRLPSDDEEKLGSSMQCEEGTEWLLELLMEVQLQQYFLRIRDDLNVTRLSHFDYVKNEDLEKIGMGRPGQRRLWEAVKRRKAMCKRKSWMSKVFSGKRPDGGDFPQQGQLASSFRKLSPTPPLGLVEGVLATQPGGGAHLDGQQQALTCLIPEKDLTLFEKLGDGSFGVVKRGEWLTPAGKVLNVAVKCLKTDVLSQPDALEDFICEVNAMHSLDHQNLIRLYGVVLTHPMKMVTELAPLGSLLERLRCVRPQGPVLIHTLCQYAVQVACGMAYLEQRRFIHRDLAARNILLASAHRVKIGDFGLMRALPNNHEHYVMQEHRKVPFAWCAPESLKTRTFSHATDTWMFGVTLWEMFTHGQEPWLGLNGSQILHKIDKECERLPKPEDCPQDIYNVMLQCWAQKPDDRPTFVALREFLLETMPTDMCALQDFDEPDKLQIQVNDIITIIEGRAENYWWRGQNKRTLKVGQFPRNVVTSVAGLSAHDISRPLKNSFIHTGHGDTNPHRCWGFPDRIDDLYLGNPMDPPDVLGLDLSATRPTQLPGRAKKPCYDPVNDDEDLTSTGLKRLSLRKTSSVKGLKLKPPVWVSASKQGSSRTSGSGYNPNSEVSLIDFGEEFPPSTPSPSPVVESQIPLLARLALEAENILDRTPPQSPSRSLPRPLHPTPVVDWDARPLPPPPAYDDVAQDEDDMEVSSINSSEQQHEEEQSDVRIPDEADEALSSGQKVQVEAPGPRGPERPGLEDNLFLPSKQSQGLSTSFSQSSEIFQELQQECMRRLNVPTGSTARSSSPSQTSVSFPQTPQTLQTQEGHQQSVLSSNEDKPQIPPRVPIPPRPIKRGDYTSARWSRDLSLSPTPADTTEDVSGPDHNRPPQIPPRDPLSQPSSRTPSPMGLVVGSPQQRVYSVSPTTIQAPLISCPPTHTYSSYLSTSPGKLMPTTHIFASDPKYAAPKVIHAQAQGKDPANKGPCILPIVRDGRKVSNTHYYLLPERPPYLDRYDRFLREAENLPASGVEERHVRQANTATVRPMVVSSQAVQGHAQGQGIIQPGELKANFSSNNNSSLGGPRSGMKTSVSLPRVCSDGLTVPVVTASCTRTDGGGNSADRIKMVQEAVHGVTIEECQAALQNHNWNVQKAVHYLKVEQLFCLGLRSRSECLQLLEMCDWNLEVASTQMLDNYGSTTRQRR; this is encoded by the exons aaaCTGGGCAGTAGCATGCAGTGTGAGGAAGGCACAGAAtggctgctggagctgctgatGGAGGTTCAGTTGCAGCAGTACTTCCTACGGATCCGAGACGACCTTAACGTCACGCGGCTGTCGCACTTCGACTATGTCAAGAATGAAGATCTGGAGAAGATTGGCATGGGTCGACCTG GGCAGAGACGACTGTGGGAAGCTGTGAAAAGGAGGAAGGCCATGTGCAAGCGCAAGTCCTGGATGAGCAAG GTGTTTAGCGGTAAGCGTCCAGATGGAGGAGACTTCCCCCAGCAGGGCCAGCTGGCCTCCTCCTTTCGAAAGCTGTCTCCCACACCTCCCCTGGGCCTGGTGGAAGGAGTCCTGGCTACACAGCCTGGTGGTGGTGCTCACCTTGATGGGCAGCAGCAAGCTCTGACTTGCCTCATCCCTGAGAAGGACTTGACATTGTTTGAGAAGCTTGGGGACGGCTCCTTTGGGGTCGTGAAGAGAGGAGAGTGGCTGACACCTGCAGGGAAGGTG CTGAACGTAGCTGTGAAGTGTCTGAAGACAGATGTGCTCAGCCAGCCCGACGCTCTGGAAGATTTCATCTGTGAGGTCAACGCCATGCACTCCCTGGACCACCAGAACCTCATTCGCCTCTATGGTGTGGTGCTCACACACCCAATGAAGATG GTGACGGAGCTGGCTCCTCTGGGTTCTCTGCTGGAGCGTTTGCGATGTGTTCGTCCACAGGGTCCAGTGTTGATCCACACCCTGTGTCAGTATGCTGTACAGGTGGCCTGTGGCATGGCCTACCTGGAGCAGAGGAGGTTCATCCACAGGGACCTGGCTGCCAG GAACATCCTGTTGGCTTCAGCGCACAGAGTGAAGATCGGTGACTTTGGGTTGATGAGGGCGCTGCCTAACAACCATGAGCACTATGTCATGCAGGAGCATCGCAAGGTCCCCTTTGCATG GTGTGCCCCAGAGAGTCTGAAGACCAGAACGTTTTCCCATGCTACAGATACATGGATGTTTGGAGTCACTCTCTGGGAGATGTTCACACATGGTCAGGAGCCTTGGCTGGGTCTTAATGGGAGCCAG ATCCTGCACAAGATTGATAAAGAATGTGAACGCCTCCCTAAGCCAGAGGACTGTCCGCAGGATATCTATAATGTCATGCTGCAGTGTTGGGCACAGAAACCAGATGACAGACCTACTTTTGTCGCCCTGAGAGAGTTCCTGCTTGAG ACCATGCCGACAGACATGTGTGCTCTGCAGGACTTTGACGAGCCTGACAAACTACAGATCCAGGTCAATGATATAATCACCATCATCGAGGGAAG GGCAGAGAACTACTGGTGGCGAGGTCAAAACAAGCGTACCCTTAAGGTTGGACAGTTCCCCAGAAATGTGGTGACATCTGTAGCGGGTTTGTCAGCTCATGACATCAGTCGGCCACTCAAGAACAGCTTCATCCACACAGGACACGGAGACACCAACCCTCACCGCTGCTGGGGCTTCCCTGACAGGATTGACGA CTTGTACCTTGGGAATCCCATGGATCCTCCTGATGTTCTGGGTCTAGACCTCAGTGCTACTCGGCCCACACAGCTACCAGGGCGAGCTAAAA AGCCTTGCTACGATCCAGTGAACGACGATGAGGATCTGACCTCTACAGGATTAAAGAGATTATCACTTCGGAAAACAAGTTCTGTCAAAGGCTTAAAACTTAAACCTCCTGTGTGGGTCTCTGCTTCCAAACAGGGGAGTAGCCGCACTTCAGGCTCAGGCTACAACCCCAATAGCGAAGTTTCCCTCATTGACTTTGGGGAGGAGTTCCCGCCATCCACACCCTCCCCCTCACCCGTGGTTGAAAGTCAGATCCCCTTACTGGCGAGGCTGGCTTTGGAAGCAGAGAACATCCTGGACCGGACTCCTCCTCAGAGTCCATCTAGATCGTTGCCCCGCCCCCTTCACCCCACACCAGTAGTGGACTGGGATGCACGGCCATTACCCCCACCCCCAGCCTATGATGATGTAGCCCAAGATGAAGATGATATGGAG GTGAGTTCCATCAACAGCTCGGAGCAGCAGCATGAAGAGGAGCAGAGTGATGTCCGTATCCCAGACGAAGCTGACGAGGCACTATCCTCTGGACAGAAGGTGCAGGTTGAGGCTCCTGGCCCCAGGGGTCCAGAAAGACCAGGCCTGGAGGATAACCTCTTTCTCCCTAGCAAGCAGAGCCAGGGCCTGTCCACATCTTTCTCCCAGTCTTCAGAAATCTTCCAAGAGCTCCAGCAAGAGTGTATGAGGAGGCTCAACGTACCGACGGGAAGCACTGCTCGGTCAAGCTCGCCATCCCAGACCTCAGTTTCATTTCCCCAGACTCCTCAGACCCTTCAGACTCAGGAGGGACACCAGCAGAGTGTCCTCTCCTCCAATGAAGACAAACCCCAGATCCCCCCACGTGTCCCCATTCCCCCTCGCCCTATAAAGAGGGGCGATTACACATCTGCTCGCTGGTCAAGggatctctctctgtccccgACTCCAGCAGACACCACAGAGGATGTTTCAGGCCCAGACCATAACAGACCACCTCAGATCCCTCCAAGGGACCCTTTGTCCCAGCCGAGTTCCAGGACTCCTAGCCCCATGGGCCTGGTAGTGGGCTCCCCTCAGCAGAGAGTTTACTCTGTAAGCCCCACCACCATTCAGGCTCCCCTCATCTcctgcccccccacacacacctacagCTCCTACCTCTCCACCTCTCCAGGTAAACTCATGCCTACCACACACATCTTTGCCTCAGATCCTAAATATGCTGCACCCAAAGTGATCCATGCCCAGGCCCAGGGTAAGGACCCCGCCAATAAGGGCCCCTGTATCCTCCCCATTGTACGTGATGGACGTAAAGTCAGTAACACCCACTATTACCTTCTGCCGGAGAGACCGCCATACCTTGACCGATACGACCGCTTCCTCAGGGAGGCAGAGAACCTTCCCGCCAGCGGTGTCGAAGAGAGGCATGTACGGCAAGCTAACACTGCCACTGTCAGACCCATGGTGGTCAGCAGCCAGGCTGTCCAGGGACATGCCCAGGGACAGGGCATCATCCAGCCAGGCGAGCTGAAGGCTAATTTCTCCTCCAACAATAACAGCAGTCTAGGAGGACCACGGTCAGGGATGAAGACATCAGTTAGTCTCCCTCGTGTCTGTTCAGACGGGCTGACAGTACCGGTGGTCACTGCTTCCTGTACCAGGACAGATGGAGGCGGGAACTCAGCTGACAGGATCAAAATG GTGCAGGAGGCAGTTCATGGTGTGACTATAGAGGAGTGCCAAGCTGCCCTCCAGAACCACAACTGGAATGTCCAGAAAGCTGTGCATTACTTAAAG gTGGAGCAGTTGTTCTGCTTGGGTCTGAGGAGCAGGTCAGAGTGTCTACAACTGCTGGAGATGTGTGACTGGAACCTGGAGGTGGCCAGCACTCAGATGTTGGATAACTATGGATCTACAACAAGACAGAG ACGGTGA
- the tnk2b gene encoding tyrosine kinase, non-receptor, 2b isoform X3: MRRFDKLKKSFPFLAHFHVYRKLGSSMQCEEGTEWLLELLMEVQLQQYFLRIRDDLNVTRLSHFDYVKNEDLEKIGMGRPGQRRLWEAVKRRKAMCKRKSWMSKVFSGKRPDGGDFPQQGQLASSFRKLSPTPPLGLVEGVLATQPGGGAHLDGQQQALTCLIPEKDLTLFEKLGDGSFGVVKRGEWLTPAGKVLNVAVKCLKTDVLSQPDALEDFICEVNAMHSLDHQNLIRLYGVVLTHPMKMVTELAPLGSLLERLRCVRPQGPVLIHTLCQYAVQVACGMAYLEQRRFIHRDLAARNILLASAHRVKIGDFGLMRALPNNHEHYVMQEHRKVPFAWCAPESLKTRTFSHATDTWMFGVTLWEMFTHGQEPWLGLNGSQILHKIDKECERLPKPEDCPQDIYNVMLQCWAQKPDDRPTFVALREFLLETMPTDMCALQDFDEPDKLQIQVNDIITIIEGRAENYWWRGQNKRTLKVGQFPRNVVTSVAGLSAHDISRPLKNSFIHTGHGDTNPHRCWGFPDRIDDLYLGNPMDPPDVLGLDLSATRPTQLPGRAKKPCYDPVNDDEDLTSTGLKRLSLRKTSSVKGLKLKPPVWVSASKQGSSRTSGSGYNPNSEVSLIDFGEEFPPSTPSPSPVVESQIPLLARLALEAENILDRTPPQSPSRSLPRPLHPTPVVDWDARPLPPPPAYDDVAQDEDDMEVSSINSSEQQHEEEQSDVRIPDEADEALSSGQKVQVEAPGPRGPERPGLEDNLFLPSKQSQGLSTSFSQSSEIFQELQQECMRRLNVPTGSTARSSSPSQTSVSFPQTPQTLQTQEGHQQSVLSSNEDKPQIPPRVPIPPRPIKRGDYTSARWSRDLSLSPTPADTTEDVSGPDHNRPPQIPPRDPLSQPSSRTPSPMGLVVGSPQQRVYSVSPTTIQAPLISCPPTHTYSSYLSTSPGKLMPTTHIFASDPKYAAPKVIHAQAQGKDPANKGPCILPIVRDGRKVSNTHYYLLPERPPYLDRYDRFLREAENLPASGVEERHVRQANTATVRPMVVSSQAVQGHAQGQGIIQPGELKANFSSNNNSSLGGPRSGMKTSVSLPRVCSDGLTVPVVTASCTRTDGGGNSADRIKMVQEAVHGVTIEECQAALQNHNWNVQKAVHYLKVEQLFCLGLRSRSECLQLLEMCDWNLEVASTQMLDNYGSTTRQRR; the protein is encoded by the exons aaaCTGGGCAGTAGCATGCAGTGTGAGGAAGGCACAGAAtggctgctggagctgctgatGGAGGTTCAGTTGCAGCAGTACTTCCTACGGATCCGAGACGACCTTAACGTCACGCGGCTGTCGCACTTCGACTATGTCAAGAATGAAGATCTGGAGAAGATTGGCATGGGTCGACCTG GGCAGAGACGACTGTGGGAAGCTGTGAAAAGGAGGAAGGCCATGTGCAAGCGCAAGTCCTGGATGAGCAAG GTGTTTAGCGGTAAGCGTCCAGATGGAGGAGACTTCCCCCAGCAGGGCCAGCTGGCCTCCTCCTTTCGAAAGCTGTCTCCCACACCTCCCCTGGGCCTGGTGGAAGGAGTCCTGGCTACACAGCCTGGTGGTGGTGCTCACCTTGATGGGCAGCAGCAAGCTCTGACTTGCCTCATCCCTGAGAAGGACTTGACATTGTTTGAGAAGCTTGGGGACGGCTCCTTTGGGGTCGTGAAGAGAGGAGAGTGGCTGACACCTGCAGGGAAGGTG CTGAACGTAGCTGTGAAGTGTCTGAAGACAGATGTGCTCAGCCAGCCCGACGCTCTGGAAGATTTCATCTGTGAGGTCAACGCCATGCACTCCCTGGACCACCAGAACCTCATTCGCCTCTATGGTGTGGTGCTCACACACCCAATGAAGATG GTGACGGAGCTGGCTCCTCTGGGTTCTCTGCTGGAGCGTTTGCGATGTGTTCGTCCACAGGGTCCAGTGTTGATCCACACCCTGTGTCAGTATGCTGTACAGGTGGCCTGTGGCATGGCCTACCTGGAGCAGAGGAGGTTCATCCACAGGGACCTGGCTGCCAG GAACATCCTGTTGGCTTCAGCGCACAGAGTGAAGATCGGTGACTTTGGGTTGATGAGGGCGCTGCCTAACAACCATGAGCACTATGTCATGCAGGAGCATCGCAAGGTCCCCTTTGCATG GTGTGCCCCAGAGAGTCTGAAGACCAGAACGTTTTCCCATGCTACAGATACATGGATGTTTGGAGTCACTCTCTGGGAGATGTTCACACATGGTCAGGAGCCTTGGCTGGGTCTTAATGGGAGCCAG ATCCTGCACAAGATTGATAAAGAATGTGAACGCCTCCCTAAGCCAGAGGACTGTCCGCAGGATATCTATAATGTCATGCTGCAGTGTTGGGCACAGAAACCAGATGACAGACCTACTTTTGTCGCCCTGAGAGAGTTCCTGCTTGAG ACCATGCCGACAGACATGTGTGCTCTGCAGGACTTTGACGAGCCTGACAAACTACAGATCCAGGTCAATGATATAATCACCATCATCGAGGGAAG GGCAGAGAACTACTGGTGGCGAGGTCAAAACAAGCGTACCCTTAAGGTTGGACAGTTCCCCAGAAATGTGGTGACATCTGTAGCGGGTTTGTCAGCTCATGACATCAGTCGGCCACTCAAGAACAGCTTCATCCACACAGGACACGGAGACACCAACCCTCACCGCTGCTGGGGCTTCCCTGACAGGATTGACGA CTTGTACCTTGGGAATCCCATGGATCCTCCTGATGTTCTGGGTCTAGACCTCAGTGCTACTCGGCCCACACAGCTACCAGGGCGAGCTAAAA AGCCTTGCTACGATCCAGTGAACGACGATGAGGATCTGACCTCTACAGGATTAAAGAGATTATCACTTCGGAAAACAAGTTCTGTCAAAGGCTTAAAACTTAAACCTCCTGTGTGGGTCTCTGCTTCCAAACAGGGGAGTAGCCGCACTTCAGGCTCAGGCTACAACCCCAATAGCGAAGTTTCCCTCATTGACTTTGGGGAGGAGTTCCCGCCATCCACACCCTCCCCCTCACCCGTGGTTGAAAGTCAGATCCCCTTACTGGCGAGGCTGGCTTTGGAAGCAGAGAACATCCTGGACCGGACTCCTCCTCAGAGTCCATCTAGATCGTTGCCCCGCCCCCTTCACCCCACACCAGTAGTGGACTGGGATGCACGGCCATTACCCCCACCCCCAGCCTATGATGATGTAGCCCAAGATGAAGATGATATGGAG GTGAGTTCCATCAACAGCTCGGAGCAGCAGCATGAAGAGGAGCAGAGTGATGTCCGTATCCCAGACGAAGCTGACGAGGCACTATCCTCTGGACAGAAGGTGCAGGTTGAGGCTCCTGGCCCCAGGGGTCCAGAAAGACCAGGCCTGGAGGATAACCTCTTTCTCCCTAGCAAGCAGAGCCAGGGCCTGTCCACATCTTTCTCCCAGTCTTCAGAAATCTTCCAAGAGCTCCAGCAAGAGTGTATGAGGAGGCTCAACGTACCGACGGGAAGCACTGCTCGGTCAAGCTCGCCATCCCAGACCTCAGTTTCATTTCCCCAGACTCCTCAGACCCTTCAGACTCAGGAGGGACACCAGCAGAGTGTCCTCTCCTCCAATGAAGACAAACCCCAGATCCCCCCACGTGTCCCCATTCCCCCTCGCCCTATAAAGAGGGGCGATTACACATCTGCTCGCTGGTCAAGggatctctctctgtccccgACTCCAGCAGACACCACAGAGGATGTTTCAGGCCCAGACCATAACAGACCACCTCAGATCCCTCCAAGGGACCCTTTGTCCCAGCCGAGTTCCAGGACTCCTAGCCCCATGGGCCTGGTAGTGGGCTCCCCTCAGCAGAGAGTTTACTCTGTAAGCCCCACCACCATTCAGGCTCCCCTCATCTcctgcccccccacacacacctacagCTCCTACCTCTCCACCTCTCCAGGTAAACTCATGCCTACCACACACATCTTTGCCTCAGATCCTAAATATGCTGCACCCAAAGTGATCCATGCCCAGGCCCAGGGTAAGGACCCCGCCAATAAGGGCCCCTGTATCCTCCCCATTGTACGTGATGGACGTAAAGTCAGTAACACCCACTATTACCTTCTGCCGGAGAGACCGCCATACCTTGACCGATACGACCGCTTCCTCAGGGAGGCAGAGAACCTTCCCGCCAGCGGTGTCGAAGAGAGGCATGTACGGCAAGCTAACACTGCCACTGTCAGACCCATGGTGGTCAGCAGCCAGGCTGTCCAGGGACATGCCCAGGGACAGGGCATCATCCAGCCAGGCGAGCTGAAGGCTAATTTCTCCTCCAACAATAACAGCAGTCTAGGAGGACCACGGTCAGGGATGAAGACATCAGTTAGTCTCCCTCGTGTCTGTTCAGACGGGCTGACAGTACCGGTGGTCACTGCTTCCTGTACCAGGACAGATGGAGGCGGGAACTCAGCTGACAGGATCAAAATG GTGCAGGAGGCAGTTCATGGTGTGACTATAGAGGAGTGCCAAGCTGCCCTCCAGAACCACAACTGGAATGTCCAGAAAGCTGTGCATTACTTAAAG gTGGAGCAGTTGTTCTGCTTGGGTCTGAGGAGCAGGTCAGAGTGTCTACAACTGCTGGAGATGTGTGACTGGAACCTGGAGGTGGCCAGCACTCAGATGTTGGATAACTATGGATCTACAACAAGACAGAG ACGGTGA